A region from the Alnus glutinosa chromosome 5, dhAlnGlut1.1, whole genome shotgun sequence genome encodes:
- the LOC133867578 gene encoding cellulose synthase A catalytic subunit 8 [UDP-forming], which translates to MMESGVPLCNSCGEQVGVSANGELLVACQKCNFSICKACVDYEIKEGRKACLRCGAPYDDYSVDDAGLKVSGNQSTMSAHLSNSQDVGIHARHESSVSTVDGELNGESGNPIWKNRLESWKDKKNKKKKVTTKTEFEAQKEDQVPPEQQMDENQSPEAAQPFSSVIPIPSNILTPYRCVIIMRLIILALFFHYRITNPVDNAFGLWLTSVICEIWFAVSWVLDQFPKWSPINRNTYIDALSARYEREGELSELAAVDFFVSTVDPMKEPPLITANTVLSILAVDYPVDKVSCYVSDDGAAMLTFECLFETADFARKWVPFCKKFAIEPRAPEFYFAQKFDYLKDKVQPSFVKERRAMKRDYEEFKVRINALVAKAQKTPEEGWTMKDGTPWPGNDTSDHPGMIQVFLGHSGAHDAEGNELPPLVYVSRGKRPDYRHHKKAGAKNALVRVSAVLTNAPYILNLDCDHYVNNSKAVREAMCFLMDPQVGRDVCYVQFPQRFDGIDHSDRYANRNTVFFDVNMKGLDGIQGPVYVGTGCVFNRQALYGYGPPSLPSLPKDSSSSWSWCGCCPSKKPSKDPSEVHRDAKRDELDAAIFNLRELDNYDVNERSMLMSQMSFERTFGLSPVFIESTLMENGGVPESVKPSILIKEAIHVISCGYEEKTAWGKEIGWIYGSVTEDILTGFKLHCRGWRSIYCMPLRPAFKGSAPINLSDRLHQVLRWALGSVEIFLSRHCPLWYGYAGGRLKWLQRLAYINIIVYPFTSLPLIAYCSIPAMCLLTGKFIIPTLSNLASALFLVLFISIIVTDLLELWWSGVHIVDWWRNEQFWVISGVSAHLFAVFQGFLKMMAGVDTNFTVTAKAANDAKFGGLYVVKWTTLLIPPTTLIVINIVGVVAGFSDALNKGYGAWGALFGKVFYAFWVIVHLYPFLKGLMGRQNRTPTIVVLWSVLLASVFSLLWVKVNPFVSNVDSSTVPQTSCIPIDCYPEFSNHTI; encoded by the exons ATGATGGAATCTGGTGTTCCTCTTTGCAACTCTTGTGGTGAGCAGGTGGGGGTCAGTGCCAATGGGGAGTTGCTTGTGGCTTGCCAAAAGTGCAATTTCTCCATTTGCAAGGCTTGTGTTGATTATGAGATCAAGGAAGGCCGGAAAGCTTGCTTGCGGTGTGGTGCTCCATATGATG ACTACTCGGTCGATGATGCTGGACTCAAGGTATCAGGCAACCAATCCACAATGTCAGCTCACCTTAGTAATTCTCAG GATGTTGGAATTCACGCTAGACATGAGAGTAGTGTGTCTACGGTTGATGGTG AATTAAATGGTGAATCCGGGAATCCAATCTGGAAGAACAGATTGGAGAGTTGGAAGgataagaagaacaagaagaaaaaggttaCAACTAAGACTGAGTTTGAGGCTCAAAAGGAGGACCAAGTTCCACCTGAGCAGCAGATGGATGAGAACCA GTCCCCTGAGGCTGCACAGCCATTTTCAAGTGTTATTCCAATTCCATCCAACATACTCACACCATACAGATGTGTTATAATTATGCGACTCATAATTTTGGCTCTCTTTTTCCATTACCGGATAACAAATCCTGTTGATAATGCTTTTGGACTGTGGCTCACTTCTGTGATATGTGAGATCTGGTTTGCTGTTTCTTGGGTATTGGATCAGTTCCCTAAATGGTCTCCAATCAATAGGAACACATACATTGACGCGCTGTCTGCAAG GTATGAAAGAGAGGGTGAACTGTCTGAGCTTGCTGCTGTGGATTTCTTTGTGAGTACAGTTGACCCAATGAAAGAGCCACCACTGATCACTGCGAATACCGTGCTTTCCATCCTTGCCGTGGACTACCCTGTCGATAAAGTCTCATGCTATGTGTCTGACGATGGAGCTGCCATGCTCACATTTGAATGTCTTTTTGAAACGGCTGACTTTGCAAGGAAGTGGGTACCATTTTGCAAAAAATTTGCTATTGAACCACGTGCACCTGAGTTTTACTTCGCACAGAAGTTTGACTACTTGAAGGATAAAGTGCAACCTTCTTTTGTGAAAGAACGTAGAGCAATGAAG AGAGATTATGAAGAGTTTAAAGTGCGAATTAATGCTTTAGTGGCAAAGGCTCAGAAAACACCTGAAGAAGGCTGGACTATGAAAGATGGAACACCTTGGCCGGGAAATGACACCTCTGACCACCCAGGCATGATTCAG GTTTTCCTTGGACATAGTGGTGCTCATGACGCAGAGGGAAATGAACTTCCTCCACTGGTATATGTCTCCAGAGGGAAGAGACCAGACTACCGACACCACAAGAAAGCAGGTGCTAAAAATGCTCTG GTTAGAGTGTCTGCAGTTCTCACAAATGCTCCCTACATCCTAAACCTTGACTGTGATCACTACGTTAATAATAGCAAGGCAGTTCGTGAGGCCATGTGTTTCTTGATGGACCCACAAGTTGGTCGAGATGTATGCTATGTGCAGTTTCCTCAGAGGTTTGATGGCATTGATCACAGTGACCGATATGCTAATCGCAACACAGTTTTCTTTGAT GTTAACATGAAAGGATTAGATGGCATTCAAGGACCAGTTTATGTGGGAACAGGCTGTGTTTTCAATAGGCAAGCACTTTACGGCTATGGGCCTCCTTCTTTGCCCAGCTTACCTAAGGATTCCTCCTCATCTTGGTCATGGTGTGGATGCTGCCCCTCCAAGAAGCCCTCCAAAGATCCCTCAGAAGTACACCGAGATGCAAAACGTGACGAGCTCGATGCTGCCATCTTTAACCTCAGGGAGCTTGATA ATTATGATGTGAATGAAAGGTCAATGCTGATGTCCCAGATGAGCTTTGAGAGAACTTTTGGCTTGTCTCCCGTATTTATCGAGTCTACACTAATGGAAAATGGAGGAGTGCCTGAATCGGTCAAGCCATCGATATTGATCAAGGAAGCAATTCATGTCATTAGCTGTGGTTATGAAGAGAAAACTGCATGGGGCAAAGAG ATTGGTTGGATATATGGTTCAGTCACTGAGGATATTTTAACGGGTTTCAAATTGCATTGCCGAGGATGGAGATCAATTTACTGCATGCCTTTAAGGCCTGCATTCAAAGGGTCAGCACCCATCAACCTATCCGACCGACTGCACCAAGTTCTCCGGTGGGCACTTGGATCTGTGGAGATTTTCCTTAGTAGACACTGTCCCCTATGGTATGGATATGCAGGAGGCCGCCTCAAATGGCTTCAAAGACTAGCTTATATAAACATCATTGTCTATCCATTTACTTCCCTCCCTCTCATTGCTTATTGCTCAATCCCAGCGATGTGCCTTCTCACAGGAAAATTTATCATACCAACG CTTTCCAACCTCGCTAGCGCCCTGTTTCTTGTGCTTTTCATCTCCATCATTGTGACCGATCTGCTTGAGCTGTGGTGGAGTGGTGTTCACATTGTAGACTGGTGGCGTAATGAGCAGTTCTGGGTAATTTCAGGCGTTTCAGCACATCTATTCGCTGTCTTCCAAGGATTCCTGAAGATGATGGCCGGTGTTGATACCAACTTCACTGTCACTGCAAAGGCTGCCAATGATGCAAAGTTTGGTGGGCTTTATGTTGTCAAGTGGACAACCCTTTTGATCCCTCCAACAACACTTATCGTCATAAATATTGTGGGTGTTGTTGCTGGATTTTCTGATGCACTTAATAAAGGATATGGAGCGTGGGGAGCACTGTTTGGCAAGGTTTTCTATGCCTTCTGGGTGATTGTTCATCTCTACCCCTTCCTTAAGGGTCTCATGGGTCGCCAAAACCGGACTCCAACAATTGTTGTTCTGTGGTCAGTGCTGTTGGCCTCCGTCTTCTCACTTCTTTGGGTGAAGGTAAACCCCTTTGTGAGCAACGTTGATAGTTCAACCGTTCCCCAAACCAGCTGCATTCCTATAGATTGTTATCCAGAATTTTCCAACCATACAATTTAA
- the LOC133868978 gene encoding LOW QUALITY PROTEIN: cellulose synthase A catalytic subunit 8 [UDP-forming]-like (The sequence of the model RefSeq protein was modified relative to this genomic sequence to represent the inferred CDS: substituted 1 base at 1 genomic stop codon), with product MTERSPRRLRGHKATATCCISSRDRPGLVVTSGEDGCICWFDMRCKDVQLIMDVGEEPISSLCFKSGNEDVIYISSGKEVKCFDVHMVASWKPLESYTYNKEEINQLICNSKSSFLAAADDSGEIKIIDVHQHCLYKTLRSGHTSICSSVQFLPWRPWEVITGGLDAKLVMWDFSKGRPYKILDFSLPDMKSSGSTGQCFNPAFVHALAVPEADMLDKLDKLCVVARGDGAVDVINIDLELAAMKSKSSTKLRKGSQSRLKDGSPSADVGNLDQNRKQRLHLDYSLGGHTAAVSCVAFSLFGERGKFIISGGNDKSVKVWDWSTYLDAREANGNSEPPLNINLSKKVNWLCTTPTESENLVVCDTTKVVKVYSVSXAKATHWILPIKLIKEPIATACLRTQRWGIGSFYFMPRRTQLANMMESGVPLCNSCGEQVGVGANGDVFVACHECNFSICRACVDFEIKEGRKACLRCAAPYDDNSVDDAEVKVSAGNRSSMAAQLNNSQDVGIHARNVSSVSTVDSELNDEYGNPIWKNRVESWKDKKDKKNKKKKAPTKAKIKAQTVDQIPPEQQMEGKQLADAMQPLSSVFPIPSSKLTPYRCVIIMRLVILCLFFHYRITHPVDSAFGLWLTSVICEIWFAVSWVLDQFPKWSPIDRIAYIDELSARYEREGELSELAAVDFFVSTVDPLKEPPLITGNTVLSILAVDYPVEKVSCYVSDDGAAMLTFESLVETADFARKWVPFCKKFAIEPRAPEFYFAQKIDYLRDKVQPSFVKERRAMKRDYEEFKVRVNALVAKAQKTPEEGWTMEDGTPWPGNNSRDHPGMIQVFLGHSGAHDIEGNELPRLVYVSREKRPGYQHHKKAGAENALVRVSAVLTNAPYILNLDCDHYVNNSKAVREAMCFMMDPQVGRDLCYVQFPQRFDGIDRSDRYANRNTVFFDVNMKGLDGIQGPVYVGTGCVFNRQALYGYGPPSLPSLPKASSSSCSWCGCCSCCCPSKKPSKDPSELNREAKRDDLDAAIFNLREIDNYDEYERSMLISQKSFEKTFGLSSVFIESTLMENGGVPESVNPAALINEAIHVISCGYEEKTAWGKEIGWIYGSVTEDILTGFKMHCRGWRSVYCMPLRPAFKGSAPINLSDRLHQVLRWALGSVEIFLSRHCPLWYGFAGGRLKWLQRLAYTNTIVYPFTSLPLVAYCTIPAICLLTGKFIIPTLSNIASVLFLGLFISIIVTSVLELRWSGVSIEDWWRNEQFWVIGGVSAHLFAVFQGFLKMLAGVDTNFTVTAKAADDADFGELYIIKWTTLLIPPTTLIIVNMVGVVAGFSDALNKGYEAWGPLFGKVFFAFWVILHLYPFLKGLMGRQNRTPTIVILWSVLLASVFSLIWVKINPFVSNVTTVAQSCISIDC from the exons ATGACAGAGAGAAGCCCGAGACGGCTAAGGGGTCACAAGGCCACAGCCACGTGCTGCATCTCCTCGCGTGACCGGCCTGGCCTCGTCGTCACTTCCGGCGAG GATGGTTGCATTTGCTGGTTTGATATGCGATGCAAAGATGTGCAACTTATCATGGATGTTGGGGAGGAACCCATTTCATCATTATGTTTCAAGTCAG GGAATGAAGATGTCATTTACATTTCTTCAGGAAAAGAagtcaagtgttttgatgtacATATG GTCGCCTCATGGAAGCCACTGGAGAGTTATACTTATAATAAAGAGGAGATAAATCAG CTAATATGCAACTCTAAGTCTTCTTTTCTTGCTGCTGCAGACGACAGCGGAGAAATTAAG ATCATTGACGTTCACCAGCATTGCCTTTATAAAACATTAAGATCTGGCCATACAAGT ATCTGTAGCAGTGTGCAGTTCCTTCCTTGGAGACCTTGGGAAg TTATTACTGGAGGTCTTGATGCGAAACTTGTTATGTGGGACTTCTCCAAAGGGCGCCCGTAcaaaattttggatttta GTTTGCCTGACATGAAGAGTAGTGGTAGTACGGGACAATGTTTTAATCCTGCCTTTGTTCATGCGCTAGCAGTTCCAGAAGCAGATATGTTAGACAAATTAGACAAGCTGTGTGTTGTCGCAAGGGGTGATGGTGCTGTTGATGTGATTAATATTGACTTGGAACTTGCCGCAATGAAGTCAAAAAGCTCCACAAAACTCCGGAAAGGATCTCAATCACGATTAAAAGATGGTAGTCCAAGTGCTGATGTAGGAAACCTAGATCAAAATAGAAAACAGAGGTTGCATTTGGATTACTCATTGGGTGGGCATACTGCTGCAGTCTCTTGTGT GGCATTTTCATTGTTTGGGGAAAGAGGGAAATTCATAATATCAGGAGGGAACGATAAATCTGTGAAGGTCTGGGATTGGTCCACCTATCTTGATGCAAGGGAAGCTAATGGCAACAGCGAGCCACCTTTGAACATCAATCTCAGCAAAAAA GTCAATTGGCTGTGTACCACTCCAACTGAATCAGAAAACCTCGTTGTTTGTGATACAACAAAAGTGGTAAAGGTCTACTCCGTATCATAGGCAAAAGCTACACATT GGATCTTACCAATCAAGTTGATTAAAGAGCCTATTGCAACTGCCTGTTTGAGGACACAGCGGTGGGGAATAGGATCTTTCTATTTCATG CCAAGACGTACACAGCTAGCCAATATGATGGAGTCTGGCGTTCCTCTTTGCAACTCTTGCGGCGAGCAAGTGGGTGTCGGTGCCAATGGGGATGTGTTTGTTGCTTGCCATGAGTGCAATTTCTCCATTTGCAGGGCTTGCGTTGATTTTGAGATCAAGGAAGGCCGGAAAGCATGCTTGCGGTGCGCTGCTCCATACGATG ACAACTCGGTCGACGATGCTGAAGTGAAGGTATCCGCAGGCAACCGATCATCAATGGCAGCTCAGCTTAATAATTCTCAG GATGTTGGAATTCATGCTAGAAATGTGAGCAGTGTGTCTACGGTTGATAGTG AACTAAATGATGAATACGGGAATCCAATCTGGAAGAACAGAGTGGAGAGTTGGAAGGATAAGAAGgataagaagaacaagaagaaaaaggctCCAACTAAGGCTAAGATTAAGGCTCAAACGGTGGACCAAATTCCACCAGAGCAGCAGATGGAAGGGAAGCA GCTTGCAGATGCTATGCAGCCACTTTCAAGTGTTTTTCCAATTCCATCCAGCAAACTCACACCATACAGATGCGTTATAATCATGCGACTCGTAATTTTGTGTCTGTTTTTCCATTACCGAATAACACATCCTGTCGATAGTGCTTTTGGTCTGTGGCTCACCTCTGTGATATGTGAGATCTGGTTTGCTGTTTCTTGGGTGCTGGACCAGTTCCCTAAATGGTCTCCCATCGACAGGATCGCATACATCGACGAGCTGTCTGCAAG GTATGAAAGAGAGGGTGAACTGTCTGAGCTTGCTGCTGTGGATTTCTTTGTGAGTACAGTCGACCCATTGAAAGAACCACCACTGATCACTGGGAATACTGTGCTTTCCATCCTTGCCGTGGACTACCCTGTTGAGAAAGTCTCATGCTATGTGTCTGATGATGGAGCTGCCATGCTCACATTTGAATCTCTTGTTGAAACGGCTGACTTTGCAAGGAAGTGGGTGCCATTTTGCAAAAAATTTGCCATTGAACCACGTGCGCCTGAGTTTTACTTCGCACAGAAGATTGACTACTTGAGGGATAAAGTGCAGCCTTCTTTTGTCAAAGAACGTAGAGCCATGAAG AGAGATTATGAAGAGTTTAAAGTACGAGTTAATGCTTTAGTAGCAAAGGCTCAGAAAACACCTGAAGAAGGCTGGACTATGGAAGATGGAACACCTTGGCCGGGAAACAACAGCCGTGACCACCCAGGCATGATTCAG GTTTTCCTTGGACATAGTGGTGCTCATGACATAGAGGGAAATGAACTTCCTCGGCTGGTATATGTCTCCAGAGAGAAGAGACCAGGCTACCAACACCACAAGAAAGCTGGTGCTGAAAATGCTCtg GTTAGAGTGTCTGCAGTTCTCACAAATGCTCCCTACATCCTCAACCTTGACTGTGATCACTACGTCAATAATAGCAAGGCAGTTCGTGAGGCCATGTGTTTCATGATGGACCCACAAGTCGGTCGAGATCTATGCTACGTGCAGTTTCCTCAGAGGTTTGATGGCATTGATCGCAGCGACAGATATGCCAATCGCAACACTGTTTTCTTTGAT GTTAACATGAAAGGACTAGATGGCATTCAAGGACCAGTTTACGTGGGAACAGGGTGTGTCTTCAATAGGCAAGCACTGTACGGCTATGGGCCTCCTTCTTTGCCTAGCTTGCCAAAGGCTTCCTCCTCGTCCTGCTCATGGTGTGGATGCTGCTCCTGTTGCTGCCCCTCCAAGAAGCCCTCCAAAGACCCCTCAGAACTAAACCGAGAAGCAAAACGCGACGACCTCGATGCCGCCATCTTCAACCTCAGGGAGATTGATA ATTATGATGAGTATGAGAGGTCCATGCTCATCTCCCAGAAGAGCTTTGAGAAAACTTTTGGCTTGTCTTCCGTGTTTATCGAGTCTACACTAATGGAAAATGGTGGAGTGCCTGAATCGGTCAACCCAGCGGCATTGATCAACGAAGCAATTCATGTCATTAGCTGTGGTTATGAAGAGAAAACTGCATGGGGCAAAGAg ATTGGTTGGATATATGGTTCAGTCACTGAGGATATTTTAACGGGTTTCAAGATGCATTGCCGAGGATGGAGATCAGTTTACTGCATGCCCTTAAGGCCTGCATTCAAAGGGTCAGCCCCCATCAATTTATCTGATCGACTGCACCAAGTTCTCCGGTGGGCACTTGGATCTGTGGAGATTTTCCTTAGTAGACACTGTCCTCTATGGTACGGATTTGCAGGGGGCCGACTCAAATGGCTTCAAAGACTAGCTTATACAAACACCATTGTTTATCCATTTACATCCCTCCCTCTCGTTGCTTATTGCACAATCCCAGCGATCTGCCTTCTCACAGGAAAATTTATCATACCAACG CTTTCCAACATCGCAAGTGTCCTGTTTCTTGGCCTTTTCATCTCCATCATTGTAACAAGTGTGCTTGAGCTGCGGTGGAGTGGCGTCAGCATTGAAGACTGGTGGCGTAATGAGCAGTTCTGGGTTATTGGAGGTGTTTCAGCCCATCTATTTGCTGTCTTCCAAGGATTTCTGAAGATGTTGGCTGGTGTTGATACCAACTTCACTGTGACTGCAAAGGCTGCCGATGATGCAGATTTTGGTGAGCTCTATATTATCAAGTGGACAACACTTTTGATCCCTCCAACAACACTTATCATCGTCAATATGGTGGGTGTTGTTGCGGGATTTTCTGATGCACTTAATAAAGGATATGAAGCTTGGGGACCACTCTTTGGCAAGGTGTTCTTTGCCTTCTGGGTGATTCTTCATCTCTACCCCTTCCTTAAGGGTCTCATGGGTCGCCAAAACCGAACTCCAACAATTGTTATTCTGTGGTCAGTGCTGCTGGCCTCAGTCTTCTCTCTTATTTGGGTGAAGATAAATCCCTTTGTGAGCAACGTTACAACTGTTGCCCAAAGCTGCATCTCTATAGATTGTTAG